The Erpetoichthys calabaricus chromosome 6, fErpCal1.3, whole genome shotgun sequence genome includes the window CAGCAGTATTGAGTTGCTTTATAATTGGGGTAAAATCTCTAGTCATTTTACTTTGGTTCTGTGTTGAGACACATTAATGAACcttaatttacaaaatgttgttATAACACATGAACAGAAGCTTGTTTTGGAATTCCATCTTGTTGTCTGAAATCATAGATATAAAAGAAAGAGGCAAGTACTTGGCCACAGCAAAAGTCAACCATGCCAGTGGACAAACAGACTACAGTTGTAtctttgtgacagactggtaacATACAAGAGCTAAAGTGGAGATTTACGACACACTGTTCAGGTCTACAACATAAAGAGTCTGAAAGTGACAATAGAGCCACCCTAGGACCCTAAATCAACGTTTGTACAAATTATCAACCTCTCTGCTCTTGCCACTATTTAGAAAATTCCCAGGTTTTCCCACcacctttaaataataaaatatcacaaTAAAATTACTTCTGCTTTCAAAAACAGTTCAACTTTTATTAACAGTTTCAATCAGGGAATTTTCACAGATTACATCAGATCTTGTTGAAGGCAGCAACATCAACACTCTGAACCTGTAACAGGAGATAAAAAGATACCTCTTATCAGAATGTAATAAAAAACCTAGAAAACCAAGTTTTAATGAAGAAAACTCCATACAAGTTGTTAAAAATCTGCTTTTCATAGACAACAGAAGCAAAAACTATTAGACAAAGGCTTCATTATTCACTGTGTTCTCATCACTACTGTGCAACAAATGTTTCCTCCAAAttcagcaatattttaataaaaatcttaattagtagcaatAGGTAACTAGAAAGTAGTCAGGCATAACctgtgtatttaaacaaaaaagtggaaAGCAGGAATCTAGTATATGTTTGGCATTAGCacaataacactgataaatattaCGACagtatttaatacaaaatatggaaaaaacaaaGCTGCATTAAGACAAATGCAGAGCAAACTGTAAAGTGGTAACTTACATATTCCTCAAATTTTGTAATCTCCTCTTCTAGCATGTCAGTGCCCACTTTGTCATCTTCTACCACACACTGAATCTGCAATTTTTTTATCCCATAGCCTACGGGCACAAGTTTGGAAGTACCCCAAAGAAGACCATCTGCCTGTACGGATCGCACACATTCCTCCAACTTTACCATGTCGGTCTCATCATCCCACTAAAGAAGAGAAACAATTAATGTGCATTTCAATTGTAAACACACAATACTAAACCATGCAAAGGGAGGACACTCAGCATTGCTCACTtggaaatgttacattttatcatAAACACCCTGAAAGTATATTAACGTTAATATTAGAATGTGAGCACCACACACAATGGGCAAAAATACATTAAAGATGCTGAATCCTAAGACAAAGGGAAAAGAGTAGCAGAACTAGGAGTCTCTAGGATATTTTTTTAGTGGTGTATAAAATAGGGGTTGCATGAAGAATACTGAtgttaaatttacaaataaattcatTTGGACAGGGTGAGAACTCCTACCGGTTTAACATCTAGCAGAATGGAAGACTTTGCAATGAGAGCAggttttttggatttcttttctgCATACTGTTTTAACCGTTCTTCTCGAATGCGTGCAGCTTCAGTGTCCTCTTCATCATCACTACCAAAGAGATCgatatcatcatcttcttcttcctcctctttagCTGGTTCCTTAGCTTCATTTTGTCTTGCAGGAACAGTCTACATAAATATAGAAGTAAAAGGATAAgtgctgtatatgtatgtactcaTTTTACATGGGGGGGgcgagggctgaacgcacgctaaggagaagtctgctgggtttctgcagctgctgctggcaagctgcatgttctgcttctcgccaaaagcattccaacaactgctaggttagatgtcaatgaacttgttttaaattgtaagtggggcgtgtcatcaaagtgtctGTCTGAGATGATCCAGCctcgatcgcttcgctcaaaCTCCCCCACCACCTCCCCCGGAGGTGCACTACGCTCCTGCCATTTCGCCGTTGTGAACACGTTGGGGGTGGGGGTAGAAAGAGagagctgaatgcatgctaaggagaagtggactttgtgctgcttctgccaagatgcttgttctgcttgtcgctctgcatgtcaatcatttaaaagcctgtacagcttctgtctttctgtctcactgccttgtcctgcgtgacgttaaaatgttttataatagagagatgttactcatatccttagcccgacatccacatatcatatgtgttttaataagtttacatatgTTTAAACCGTGTGggggggtattttaaggcttaaaatctatataaaaaaaaaagtggtttttctatatcgcggattttcacctatcgcgggtgggtctgaaacgtaacttctgcgataggcgggggctcactatattatatatatatacacacacacacactaactagggggctttgccccctgctcgcttcactcgtcaACCCCCCGTTTTTGTTGTtacggatacacacttttaagattttttttctttgaattgttgatatttcattagtttcacttttatttcagaacttctgtaaaaatggtatttggaatctttcgagtcccaacatgctgaatcttttaaatgaggtcagtgagacatgtgtttaatgactttgtatcataattcaggataggtttctctgtttggaatttcagcacagacaaaatgatctacagtacatcatcagcagttaataatttttttgcaaagtaaccaataaatgcatgtgaggtaaactccgtttttgaaattcttttgacttaaacttcaaagtcttacaatatttacacacatctgacatatcacctatgtccatatattcaatctctatttgcctttttgttatttctccgagtaataatttctctctttgcactaatgcgatgcttactttctttgttttgacagtgtcattttttttctgctttcatattctgtatcttgctctgcatgtgtttcacgcctgtgtttttttgagtcttttgaattcacgttttcattatctctaacctgctctgcatgtggtTGGCCCCCttgtttctactctgtcttttatttctgacctcgctttatcctgctttttttttaatgacacctggtctgtggtgattattttccctttttcgagtaataatttccatttgtttgcactcctgcgatctttactttcttttttttacactttataaTTTTCctaacacatgcagagcaggttagagaataatgaaaactggaattcaaaagcctcaaaaaaaagacataggcgtgaaacacatgcatagcaagatactgaatatgaaagcagaaaaaaacgacagtgtcaaaacaaagaaagtaaatatcGTATTatcacaaagaaagagaaattattacttggagaaataacgaaaaggcgaatagaaatcgaatatatggacacaggtgatatgtcagaagtatgtaaatattgtaaggctttgaagtttaagtcaagagaatttcaaaaaaggagtttacctcacatgcatttattggttactttgcaaaaaaaattattaactgctgatgatgtagatcgttttgtctgtgctgaaattccaaacagagaaacctatcctgaattatggtacaaagtcattaaacacatgtttcACTGGCATCATTTGAAAGATTCAGCACGttaggactctaaagattccaaatattgtttttacagaagttcagaaataaaagtgaaactaatgaaatatcgacaattgaaagaaaaaaaaaaatcttaaaactgtgtaacaaaaacgggggttggcaagcgaagcgagcaggggccaaagccccctagtatatatataatatcatttTGTAGAAGAAACTTTAACTAGTCCTTTTTAAGGAACttagtaaatatatttattttaatttacacagCCTTGTGGTCttccaatataaaaaaataaagtgttacattttggagaaaaacaaacaaaaaaaacattcaaatatataaaatgaatgcaaaaataaCCAGTTTTTGTTGGGTAAATAACTAATTTGAATCTCACCTCGCACCAGCATATAACCTGTGATGAGCCAAGTCATCAATTAGGTAAGCCAGTCTTTGAGACGGTGTCAAgagttttcttttaaatacattAGTATGCATTTCCTGGGATGGTGCCATTGATTAGCCTCCATTTAGGTACACCAacgcatacattttttttcttacattttagaAATGGCACTTTTCTCATTCAAGCACCTTTGTAAGCATTATTCTGTGCATACTGTTGAACTTACACCCTTGCTAGATGTATGCTAGTGCACCATGCTTTTAAAGTGTACTCCAGTGTAGATCTAATCAATCTGTTCCTCTTCTAATTCAAAACGTGAGCTGCTATACTCCACTCCCTTACTGTCCACACTCAAACGATGACAGTCCTTTTTAAATCTTCCTAAttcaagtacaaaataaaaaggccCATCATTAAAGCATCTTCTCTTTCAATTTATGAGGAAGATGCATGGCTCTGTTGTCGGCTCCCTTTTCTTCAAATTCAAGTTTAGACAGACAGCACATTTGTTTATCTGTTCCTCTTTATGAACAAAACATCATCTCCGATTCCTGGTTCTCATTTATTGCTCCTCTTTCTGTAATGTGAAAGGCAGTTATTTCAGATCTTCTCCTTCCTATACTCTGCCCAGCCATTCTCTTTTTACAAGCTACCTTTTGACAACAAATCAACACTTGCAGTTCCACAACTACTGCTTCACGTAGAGGAGCACTTCAACTTCATTACCAAAATTTGATTTCTGAGCTCAGCCTATTCCTGAGACTAACAATCAAATCATTTGGAGAGAAAAATCAGCGTATTTACATCAGTAGTGATGGAAGCATCGCTAATGGTGGTAGATTCCCTTCTTTCCTTGTGTACCTACATAATGAGTTATTGTCATTAATGGTTACTAGAGAGtattcacattttcttatgtagATATTGTTTCTTGATACTAATTAATATGACATAAAATATCCAAGATACAACACATTCATGTAACATTAGCAAAAGCATaaacaaaacctttaaaaaaggtaaattaatacattttaatcatgTTCTGCAAAAGCCATTGGAAAAAAAGCAATAATAGACCTACTTTAGGCTGAGGAGCTGGTAAATTTGTGGGAGCTGAACCACTGGCTGCTGGTGATTTTTCCAGTGTTGTCAACCGTATTTCTAACTTTGAAATGGCAAGCCGAAGGTCTTCAACCACTAAAGGGGCAAACAGAAAAAGACATGTCTGTAAGTTTGTTTGAAAAGTAACTATTTTTATCTGCTTCactctttatgttttaattaacgGGTAGCACAGTCCACCACTTTCACTCACGAAAACATGcaccattactactactattacattTTCTCTTTCAATTTATGTGGAAGATACATGGCTCTTTCAGATAAGTCCATCTATCAAACAGACAACATTATTTCAGTATTTGGATGAGCATATAggaaatagggcggcacggtggcgcagtgggtagcgctgctgcctcgcagttgggagatctggggacctgggttcgattcccgggtcctccctgcgtggagtttgcatgttctccccgtgtctgcgtgggtttcctccgggcgctccggtttcctcccacattccaaagacatgcaggttaggtggattggtgattcttaattggccctagtgtgtgcttggtgtgtgggtgtgtttgtgtgtgtcctgcggtgggttggcaccctgcccaggattgttccctgccttgtgccctgtgttggctgggattggctccagcagacccccgtgaccctgtgttcggattcagcgggttggaaaatggatggatggatggatataggaaATACTGTTTTAAGTTTTTCTGCTTGAAATTCTTCAAACATTAAGTTTTTTGTGAACAGAACCAAAATAACAGCAGTATACCAAACAGGCTCAAAATGTCATCATGTAGataaaattattataaacagCAGTAATCCAACAGAGCAACCACATATAAATTTTGGTGCTCATGTTACATATTTCAAGTCAACTGCCTGAGTAGCAAATTATGCAAGGTCTGTCCTTGACAGATATACACACTTCTCAAACTTtgaatttatactgtataataaaattaaagtaagAGACATATGCCATTGTTTCAACAAAATTCTTATTCTATGCTTGCTTTATAGTTATGTTCATGCTTAAAAGGAAGCCACAGCTTATCATAGATTAAACAGACAAAAGGAGTTGGCATTAGTAGCAGTATATTGTTGGGAACGCTCACATACTTGCATGGAATCAATTATACAGACCAAAATATCAGAGTCATTTAACATGACTTTGGACACTAGGAATATACCCATAAAATTAAATGGGAAAATATAACAAATGCACAAAAGTAAACCAGTCAGGTTCCAGTTCAGGGCTCAAGCATTTTAAGGTAACAACACTAACATGCTACTCCCCTCACAGAATAATTCATATTCAACTTATACCTGCATGCAGATGCTTGTTCTCCTGCTCAAGGTTGCCGATTCTAGTAACCAACTCACTCTGTTCTCCAGCTGGCCCAACAGGGCTCTGTGATAAAGAGAACACATGGAAAACAAAAGTCACAATCTTAATAATTAGATATCTCATTTAGTCATAGAAAGGTAAGTCCCAAAGCCACAAAGTTAATTAGCTGTATTTTAATAGAATTGTAAGTCAAAGAACAACAGAAACAGGGACAGACAGCAgtaaaagacagaaaatgaagCAAGCAGGTCAAATGAAGCTCAAATGCAAGTGCCGTCCATCAGATATGTGTTTTCTTCCCTTCAACTGAGCAGTCAAATTGCGCAAATACTGTTAAACTCTAAAATCtctttagatatttaaaatatttgattgtaCTGTTGtgactggaaaaaaatatataatttcaggGGAGGAGGGAGTTGGTTATGCCAACTGTATTTTGGACAAAATCTGAGAACTCAGAATTGACAATTATGCTAATGTCTATGGTAATCTATTGTGCAACCCAGAAGAAAGCAAAATGATCTTTTAAATAAGTTTTTAGATACATCATAATTTATATATGTTTGCTATAAGCACTTGCTTACCATAACTGCAGAATTGCTAGTGTTACTTCAATGCTAATTGTCTCCTTTTCAGTCAGCTGTGCAATATACATTATACAGCGATTATGGTATCCTCTCATTGCAAGAATTACTGTTGCATTCATTAAAACTTTCTCATTCAGAAAAAGCTTAAGATTTTAAAAGAAGCATTAAGCAGAATTCTACTTCTGATCTAGGTTGCATATTTCTAAAGTTTCCActgaaatcaagacaaaaatcaTCAAAAACATTACAGTATCTTCTGTAGGTGATAGAAAATTGGGGCAGTGTTTTCCAAGCTTTTAGGCTACAAGTGGACCTTGTTTAATCAACCAAAAGATCATACCACTAGCTCAAAGATTAACCTATAATGTCACTTATTTGCTTGGtagataaaaagtaaaaaaaaaaaaatcccttaaaCTCTACACAGATTTCTAAAGGCAATTCGGTAACTTTACAAATGAACGGTCTTAAGAATGATTACCAAAGCAAAtagtagtaataaaaaaatattaattattttttaaatagcagAAAACTATgttatttggtaaaaaaaaaaaaatatatatatatgcacggTGAAACTGTCAAATTTAAACATGCTGCAAGAACAACAAAATATAGTTTACCAGTACTGTACTTTCTGCCACCTGCACTTAATTCATAATAGTCATGCCACAAATGTGTGTCCTCTCTTGTCAAGTGAAGGGACACTTACAGATTGTGATGGCTGGTTTGGGCTCTGCGTGATGGGAGGGTTCCCACAGGGCAACAGGATGGTCTTCATCTAGAAAGTGGAGGTGTTTTTGAGGAGGAACAGAGTTGCTTAAAGTTTTTAAATGCCAAGGAATAGACAGAAGCATGCAAAAGAACTGGAAAGAAGCATATTACAAAGGCACAGCAAGCTGACAGACACATGCTTACTTAAGACCAATCACAACAGAATAATTATTCCTCAAGGAATAAACTCTCTCTcattaaacactttaaaaattcaAGGCTGAAATGGCAAAAAAGTTGAAATTAATACAAATGTGTTAACATAATATCCTTGGCAACTTTTCCAACCAACATGCACTAATTTGAAGATCTGTAAATCTGAGCAATACTTCTTGCCCACCAAAACAAACACCACTATTCAtacacacaattttttttataatattataataattaaaaagtagCAAATTGCCTGTAGGAACATGTTATCCATGTTACTCATTACATGATCTTTATTTTCTACACTTAAAGACATTCTTAAATGCATTGATTACTACATTTCAGGGGTGTGAATAACAACTGTTTAAAACACACAACCGATCTGAAGATGAAAACTGTTTCAGCAATTTCAAAAATTGGTTAGCACCTAATTCCAACCACAACATGCTTTATTGAAATCTTGTTTTCTCTATATAGCATCCTTGCATATGTATATCAATTCAAAATTGAAAACCTGAATTGAGTATTACAAAGCATGTTGTATGGGTATACTAAGAAAACAAGTGTCATAGTTTTCTTGGATTCAGGACACAGTGCAGTAAGCAAAGTTTATTAACATATAAATCAGTTGTCAAGGTCAGTAAGCAGTTACTACTTTAATAATTATAACCTTTGATAGCGCAGCTTTCGGGTGGGCTGTTTTATCTGAATACAAGAAGGCTGGTAGTATGCAGAAGAGTATATTTTTTATGGAGTTAAAAGGTAACAAGTAAGTTTTCAAAATGTTGCATATAAAGCTGAAGCACCTGTGCTGCCATGGGTTTCTCTACCTTTGTTCCTCGCCAAGCTGCAACAGGATCGCACTTCAAGGACTAAGCATCCAGAAGTCCATGagtactttgtcatttttttttgtttttctttaattttattttacagatcAATGTGAATCTACAGTTTATTTGACTGTAATCAAAATCTGTGCATTTGATCTACTTAAAAAGGTGGTGTGTTTTAGGTAgagatgtagtactagggtgttgt containing:
- the eef1db gene encoding eukaryotic translation elongation factor 1 delta b (guanine nucleotide exchange protein) isoform X4, with amino-acid sequence MSTEYLSQEKIWFDKYRYDDAERQYYEQMNGPVSLAVCPKVAQENGANTILRDIARARENIQKSLAGMKTILLPCGNPPITQSPNQPSQSSPVGPAGEQSELVTRIGNLEQENKHLHAVVEDLRLAISKLEIRLTTLEKSPAASGSAPTNLPAPQPKTVPARQNEAKEPAKEEEEEDDDIDLFGSDDEEDTEAARIREERLKQYAEKKSKKPALIAKSSILLDVKPWDDETDMVKLEECVRSVQADGLLWGTSKLVPVGYGIKKLQIQCVVEDDKVGTDMLEEEITKFEEYVQSVDVAAFNKI